The Candidatus Binataceae bacterium genome contains the following window.
TTAATAGCAGCCAGCGACTCAAATGACTGACGCAGCGCGCGAGTGAATCAGACTAAAACGATGTCAGGCGCTCGCGGGTTCGTCGAACTTCACTAAGTCGGCGTAGAGCTTTTCGATTTCGCGGCCGAGGCGCTCGTACCGTGCGATGAGATCGTCGGCGTCTTTACGTTTGAGGTAGAAGTCGGCGTCGCTCATCTCGGTGGCGAGCGCGGCGCGTTCGTTTTCCTTCTGCTCGATTTGCGCCTCGACTTGCGTGCGCTGCTTGGCGATTCGCTCGCGCTTGCGTTGTAACTCGCGATCGTTGGCGGCCTTTTCTGTTGCTGCCTTTTCAACTTTGCCGTTGATGTTCGCGGGCGCCTGCTTTGGAGCCGGCAGCGGACGTTCGGGCCTGGCTCCATTCGCGAGCGATTCGAGCTGCGCCTTCTTTTGCAGGTACTCGTCATAGTTGCCGAGATACCTCGTCGCGTGGCCGCGGCCGACTTCAATCACTTCGGTCACGAGCTCGTTCAGGATGTAGCGGTCGTGGCTGACGATCAGCACCGTGCCCGGAAAGCGGCGCAGCGCTTCGAGGAGCGTGTCCTTCGCCACGATATCGAGGTTGTTGGTCGGCTCGTCGAGGAGCAGCGTGTTGTTGCGCTGCGCGATGACCTTCGCTAGCGCAAGGCGCGCGCGCTCGCCGCCCGACAGCACCGCCACGCGCTTGTCGACGTCGTCGCCGGAAAAGAGCATCGCGCCGAGCAGGCCGCGAATCTCGGGCGTCGTCATGCCCTGCGCGTCGTCCGACAGTTCTTGCAGCACGGTCTTCTCATAGGTGAGCGCTTCGGAGAGATTCTGCGCGAAGTACCCGATCCGCGCTTCTCCTCCGACGATCCGTTCACCGCCGGTCAAGTCCTCGACGCCGGCGAGAATCTTCATCATGGTCGATTTTCCCGAGCCGTTCGGACCAACGAGCGCCAGTCGCGCGCCGCGCTCGATCGTCATATCGACGCCGTCGTAAACGGTGAGGGTTCCATATTTCTTCACCGCGCCCTTCAACTCGAAGACGCGGCGATGGCTCTTCTCGCAAGCCGGGAAAACGATCGATGGCGGCTTCTGCGAACCCTCGGGCGATTGCAGCCGTTCGACCTTCTCGAGCTGCTTGATACGGCTCTGCACCAGCTTCGCCTTGCTCGCCTGGTAGCGGAAGCGGCTGATGAAACTCTCGATATGCTCGATCTCGGCGCGTTGCTTTTCGTACGCCGCCTGCTCGAGCAGGTAGCGCTGCTCGCG
Protein-coding sequences here:
- a CDS encoding ABC-F family ATP-binding cassette domain-containing protein → MLSLDNLSKSFGARKIFDGVSWSMPDDARVGLVGLNGAGKSTLLKMIAEVASIDGGRITRPQRTRVGYLAQDAPDMHGRSVLRETLSALERMQAIDNRRRELEEILAREHSGPTHDTALEELGEVLTDLERHDFYSAESRATAVLFGLGFKEEDLTRDVAEFSGGIRMRIALAKLLLDAPEFMMLDEPTNHLDIEARNWLEEYLGAHEGGIILVSHDRYFLDRLTDRTLEVSRARLTEYPGGYSRYLELREQRYLLEQAAYEKQRAEIEHIESFISRFRYQASKAKLVQSRIKQLEKVERLQSPEGSQKPPSIVFPACEKSHRRVFELKGAVKKYGTLTVYDGVDMTIERGARLALVGPNGSGKSTMMKILAGVEDLTGGERIVGGEARIGYFAQNLSEALTYEKTVLQELSDDAQGMTTPEIRGLLGAMLFSGDDVDKRVAVLSGGERARLALAKVIAQRNNTLLLDEPTNNLDIVAKDTLLEALRRFPGTVLIVSHDRYILNELVTEVIEVGRGHATRYLGNYDEYLQKKAQLESLANGARPERPLPAPKQAPANINGKVEKAATEKAANDRELQRKRERIAKQRTQVEAQIEQKENERAALATEMSDADFYLKRKDADDLIARYERLGREIEKLYADLVKFDEPASA